From the genome of Silurus meridionalis isolate SWU-2019-XX chromosome 20, ASM1480568v1, whole genome shotgun sequence, one region includes:
- the fbxo36b gene encoding F-box only protein 36b isoform X1, with product MEESFLYQQTPAPKTDPPPQSVMSHSDNQHLLDMVKMCVHFMMFLAIGVFTYVIAVTVHGSPHLRRNVHYHLLLQHCICLTGFNAAGGVLHVLRSLRLPVTRLACWILFDLQVVMARGLNFTLTLMCMCTCLSVCCPLRYNSLPRTFYRWMISVTWILALINPVVFTALACAQQPWRYVMAPDTECSTALEGKACIISSLLLLLLMVLLISSSYICICLEDHHAGHFSRSNSKGRRTILIHILQISLHTFPTFIIVSRMHQMLVIALITFLIFSISQFLSPVIYGLRCKELNKEIPRFFPCFFNKPVSLKQQRGSWTISTISGVLSSSETDHSTSMVTVHVSETQNDDQNKHHVSEDHVESTI from the coding sequence GTGAAGATGTGTGTACACTTCATGATGTTCCTGGCTATAGGTGTGTTCACGTACGTGATCGCGGTGACGGTTCACGGCTCTCCGCACCTTCGGCGTAATGTTCATTACCACCTGCTCCTGCAGCACTGCATCTGCCTGACGGGCTTCAATGCAGCGGGCGGAGTGTTACACGTCCTGCGCTCCCTGCGCCTCCCCGTCACACGCCTCGCCTGCTGGATCCTGTTCGACCTCCAGGTGGTGATGGCACGAGGCCTAAACTTCACCCTCACCCTCATGTGCATGTGCACCTGTCTCTCCGTCTGCTGCCCGCTGCGCTACAACTCCCTGCCACGCACCTTCTACCGCTGGATGATCTCAGTGACCTGGATTCTGGCTCTAATCAACCCGGTAGTGTTTACGGCTTTGGCGTGTGCACAGCAGCCGTGGCGCTACGTGATGGCTCCAGACACCGAGTGCTCCACAGCTTTGGAGGGTAAAGCGTGCATCATCAGCtccctcctgctcctcctcctaaTGGTGCTGCTTATTTCCAGCAGTTACATCTGCATCTGTCTAGAGGATCACCACGCTGGGCATTTTTCCCGCTCCAACAGTAAAGGACGACGCACCATCCTCATCCACATACTGCAGATCAGCTTGCACACCTTCCCCACCTTCATCATCGTCTCCCGCATGCACCAGATGCTCGTCATAGCCCTCATTACCTTCCTGATCTTCAGCATCTCACAGTTCCTCAGTCCAGTCATTTATGGCCTGCGGTGTAAAGAACTCAACAAGGAAATCCCCAGGTTCTTCCCGTGCTTCTTTAACAAACCTGTGTCCCTGAAACAACAACGAGGCTCCTGGACCATCTCCACCATCTCAGGAGTACTGAGCAGCAGCGAAACCGACCACAGCACCAGCATGGTCACTGTTCACGTGTCTGAGACCCAGAACGATGACCAGAACAAACACCATGTGAGTGAAGATCACGTGGAAAGTACaatctga
- the fbxo36b gene encoding F-box only protein 36b isoform X2: MSHSDNQHLLDMVKMCVHFMMFLAIGVFTYVIAVTVHGSPHLRRNVHYHLLLQHCICLTGFNAAGGVLHVLRSLRLPVTRLACWILFDLQVVMARGLNFTLTLMCMCTCLSVCCPLRYNSLPRTFYRWMISVTWILALINPVVFTALACAQQPWRYVMAPDTECSTALEGKACIISSLLLLLLMVLLISSSYICICLEDHHAGHFSRSNSKGRRTILIHILQISLHTFPTFIIVSRMHQMLVIALITFLIFSISQFLSPVIYGLRCKELNKEIPRFFPCFFNKPVSLKQQRGSWTISTISGVLSSSETDHSTSMVTVHVSETQNDDQNKHHVSEDHVESTI; this comes from the coding sequence GTGAAGATGTGTGTACACTTCATGATGTTCCTGGCTATAGGTGTGTTCACGTACGTGATCGCGGTGACGGTTCACGGCTCTCCGCACCTTCGGCGTAATGTTCATTACCACCTGCTCCTGCAGCACTGCATCTGCCTGACGGGCTTCAATGCAGCGGGCGGAGTGTTACACGTCCTGCGCTCCCTGCGCCTCCCCGTCACACGCCTCGCCTGCTGGATCCTGTTCGACCTCCAGGTGGTGATGGCACGAGGCCTAAACTTCACCCTCACCCTCATGTGCATGTGCACCTGTCTCTCCGTCTGCTGCCCGCTGCGCTACAACTCCCTGCCACGCACCTTCTACCGCTGGATGATCTCAGTGACCTGGATTCTGGCTCTAATCAACCCGGTAGTGTTTACGGCTTTGGCGTGTGCACAGCAGCCGTGGCGCTACGTGATGGCTCCAGACACCGAGTGCTCCACAGCTTTGGAGGGTAAAGCGTGCATCATCAGCtccctcctgctcctcctcctaaTGGTGCTGCTTATTTCCAGCAGTTACATCTGCATCTGTCTAGAGGATCACCACGCTGGGCATTTTTCCCGCTCCAACAGTAAAGGACGACGCACCATCCTCATCCACATACTGCAGATCAGCTTGCACACCTTCCCCACCTTCATCATCGTCTCCCGCATGCACCAGATGCTCGTCATAGCCCTCATTACCTTCCTGATCTTCAGCATCTCACAGTTCCTCAGTCCAGTCATTTATGGCCTGCGGTGTAAAGAACTCAACAAGGAAATCCCCAGGTTCTTCCCGTGCTTCTTTAACAAACCTGTGTCCCTGAAACAACAACGAGGCTCCTGGACCATCTCCACCATCTCAGGAGTACTGAGCAGCAGCGAAACCGACCACAGCACCAGCATGGTCACTGTTCACGTGTCTGAGACCCAGAACGATGACCAGAACAAACACCATGTGAGTGAAGATCACGTGGAAAGTACaatctga